The following are encoded in a window of Streptomyces sp. SAT1 genomic DNA:
- a CDS encoding ABC transporter substrate-binding protein, producing the protein MSHARATTLTRRGILAAGGALGLGAALAACGSEKAKDGGSGDGTGAGKSGPWTFEDDRGRTAKAGKVPSSVVAFVGVAAALHDYGVPVKGVFGPTTTKDGKPDVQAGDLDVTKVTVLGNEWGQFNIEKYAALSPDLLVSTMFDSAGTLWYVPEEQKKKILALGAPTVGISVYDRRLTQPLERMRALAGSLGGDVTSEQVKQAKKRFEDAAARLRAAAKAKPGLKVLVGSASQDLFYVSGSNLSIDLEYFKALGVDLVEPPESAKKQGGGWYESLSWENIDKYPADIIMMDNRTSAIQPAAITQATWKKLPAVKAGQVIARNPEPILSYDKCVPLLDDLAKALETAKKVA; encoded by the coding sequence ATGTCCCACGCCCGTGCCACCACCCTCACCCGCCGCGGCATCCTCGCCGCGGGCGGCGCCCTCGGACTCGGGGCCGCGCTCGCGGCCTGCGGCAGCGAGAAGGCGAAGGACGGGGGCTCGGGCGACGGCACGGGCGCCGGGAAGTCCGGCCCCTGGACGTTCGAGGACGACCGCGGCCGGACGGCGAAGGCCGGCAAGGTGCCCTCGTCCGTCGTCGCGTTCGTCGGCGTCGCCGCCGCGCTCCACGACTACGGCGTCCCGGTCAAGGGCGTCTTCGGCCCGACGACCACCAAGGACGGCAAGCCGGACGTGCAGGCCGGCGACCTGGACGTCACCAAGGTGACCGTGCTGGGCAACGAGTGGGGCCAGTTCAACATCGAGAAGTACGCGGCCCTCTCCCCCGACCTCCTCGTCTCCACGATGTTCGACAGCGCCGGCACCCTCTGGTACGTCCCGGAGGAGCAGAAGAAGAAGATCCTCGCGCTGGGCGCCCCGACGGTCGGCATCTCCGTCTACGACCGCCGGCTCACCCAGCCGCTGGAGCGGATGCGGGCGCTCGCCGGGTCGCTCGGCGGCGATGTCACCAGCGAGCAGGTCAAGCAGGCCAAGAAGCGCTTCGAGGACGCCGCGGCCCGGCTGCGCGCCGCCGCCAAGGCCAAGCCCGGCCTCAAGGTGCTGGTCGGCTCCGCCAGCCAGGACCTGTTCTATGTCTCCGGCAGCAACCTCTCCATCGACCTGGAGTACTTCAAGGCGCTCGGCGTGGACCTGGTCGAGCCCCCGGAGAGCGCCAAGAAGCAGGGCGGCGGCTGGTACGAGTCGCTGAGCTGGGAGAACATCGACAAGTACCCGGCCGACATCATCATGATGGACAACCGCACCTCGGCCATCCAGCCCGCCGCGATCACCCAGGCCACCTGGAAGAAGCTCCCCGCCGTCAAGGCCGGCCAGGTCATCGCGCGCAACCCGGAGCCGATCCTGTCCTACGACAAGTGCGTGCCGCTCCTCGACGACCTGGCCAAGGCTCTGGAGACGGCGAAGAAGGTCGCCTGA